Below is a window of Melospiza georgiana isolate bMelGeo1 chromosome 18, bMelGeo1.pri, whole genome shotgun sequence DNA.
CCCCCACCACCCTTCAAAGCCAGGAATCCATCACTCCCTTCCTATGGGTGTttgacagctgctctgggacagagACCACCTCTAATCCACAACCCCATGTCCTGACCCCCTGCTCAGACTCACAGAGAACTCCAGGGTAACCTCGGACTCTGTTTTCCCAAATTACATAATTTCTCTAATGCTGTCACTGTGTTTTCCTTTTAGAGAGAAAATCCAAGAAGGGAGATTacgtgacagcagcagcacagggacctcCATTTTCTTCCAGAGTCTCACCTTGTGTAAGAGCTGCCGTGTCCTTGCTAGACCTCAAACCACCCAGGCCAGTGGTGTTTCAGTGAATCCAAGGCAACAGGGGATCCAGCTGCATTCCAAGCATCCTCACGAAGCAAAGAACCTTGGTGAAGGCCATGGCAACTCCAAGGAAGGCAGGGATCCCATTAGGTGTCATGAAGGTGTTAGATGCACGCCAGCTAAAGCCTGACAGCACGGAGGCAGAAAGAATCATGACTGTCTTGGATGAGACCATTGTCAAGCTGGAGATCACCAGGCTGATCCCACGGATTACTGGCTCCCTGGACAGGTATGCCGTGATGCTGGGACCTGAGATCACAAGCAGCCTTTTGGAGCTTCAGAAGCTTTCAATGGAaatacagcagctgcacagcagccctggagatgcAAAGACcatcagagctgcagagaaacaCCTGAAAAGTTCCCTGAGAAACATCCTGAGGCTCTTCCTGGTCAACCCCTTGCTTTACCATGGGCTGAAATTCGAAGTTCGGGTGAGAGAGTCACCAGCTGATGCTTTCATCAAAGCCTTCATGGAGTTCCGGGACTCCATGCTCGAGAGGCTCCTGACCACTCCTGATGAGGAGAGGGAAATGATTCAATTCATGAAAGACATTTCCCTCCAGGTTGAGAAGAACACAGAAGTGATCTCAGCTCTACAGGCACAGCTTGAAGGACTCATCCAGGCTCGAGATGAAGAGGTATGACCTTGTGGGAATGTGTTTTCCAACCAAGTGGAAAGTTGCTTTTTATTGGAGCAAAACCTTGCTAACTATAAACCAATCCCTTTATTGCAGTTCCTAAAGAGCAAGTTCCAGAAATCCTTTCAAAACCAGATCTAAAACttaagaataatatttttattgtaaaatataatgaaaaatgcatattgcatgcttgatttttttttttaaactcaaatTTGGCATGTTTTGAACCTGTTGTCACCAGCCAACTTAAACAATGTAAGTCCCTGAGTTCCAGAGGAGTGGCAGGACAGGCACAAACTGCTGTGGTGGTATCCTGGCAGGGTGACAAGGCCAGCTGCttcattccctgctgctgaaagaatgaaaaatcatTACAGGGAGAGATTGCTCTgattaaaatccatttttaatatttgctcTGTCTTCACTCTTGCTTAAAACCAACATTTCTGTGACTCCCAACTCTAGCAGCTGCTTTGGAGCCTTTGTGATTAATCAGTGATTATACAAATTACATGAATCTTGAATTTTATCTGCAGCTGAGGTGCAGATAATTGACTGGGCACTTCCCAGGCACTTTTCCAGCCTGTGTACCAAGCCCAGAGCTTCTGACAACAATCCTTTGTTTTCTACCTGggtttctctttctcctccctgcaAGAGGGGTTGGCTGAGAAGGTTTTGCTCAGCTCACCTGTGGCAGAGCCtgctttcccctttccctctgctccttggAGCTCTGGGAGTTGAGATTTTTATGTGCAATTTGGCAGCTTGTCCAGGACATGGGGAATAAATCTGTTTCACTGATCCCAGCTGGGGATTTCCCTCCCTGAGCTTGTCCCCCAGACAGTCAGTCAGAGCCTGATCCAGCCCTTGAGGGAGCCACAGGACCACTCCAGGGAATCTGTTTTGGCTGCTCCTcaggtggcagtgccagtggGGCTTGGGATGGTTTGTTCACTCTGTGTCTTTACTAACAGGTTCCCAGAGGAGCCAGGGGAAGGTTTCCAAAGCTCCTGTGTAAATCTGACTCTTCCCTCAGCCAGCAGTGGCAGGGCCTTGGTGCTACCTGAGCTGGCCCCTGGGGGTCCCTTCTTGCATCTCCTCCAGCTTTTCTTCTGCTCACCTTATCCTCAGGGGCATTTCCCAAaagaattattctttttttctggtctAGGTTAGCAAGAAGGACAAAGAAATCGAAAACCTCAAAACCACCATGGAAGATCTGGCCAAGAACTGCAGGACTGAAATCCGGCTGCTCatgagggaagggggaaagcagaaaaaggggGATGAAGAAGCCTCCCAGGAGAGGTGTGCCAGGCTGAAGGAGGACATTCAGCACCTGGGAACACAGTTCAGTGCACTGGTGCTGAAGCATCGAGCCTCAGAGCTGGTTCTCAGGATGgtgagaggagaggaggggaggagagcCCTGGGACAGAAGGTTGAAgcctttctgcagagctgtcagctctggctgctgcctgctgcaagGAGTTGCCTGGTCCCTGCTTGTTCCTGGCAGGATGCACATGGTGTTTGTCACAGCACACCCGCCCTGTCCTCATGCTCTGCTGATTCCAGTgcaaagcagccctgcagcgACAGCAGGGACGGAGCTGTCAcaggtcctgctcctgctgcctgggaaCACCTTCCCACTGTGCTGTGAcaccagcagggctcaggccagccagcaggagcaggacacgTGTGGGAGAGTGACAAACCAGGGGTCTGCTGTAGGGGGAGCAGAGCAAACAATATTGCCTTGGTAGAAGGCATCTTTTAGAGCAGATTTATTGTTCAGGGTGGAATGGAGCTGATGCTGAGGGCTCAGcaggtcctgctctgcccagcttgGCAGAACAGACAAACCAAGAGGGAGTCAGGCTGGGCTGAATGGGGGGAAATGTAACTTCAAAGAATCATCCCAGAAtagtttgggtgggaagggacattaaagcccatccagtgccacccctgccatggcagggacacctcccactgtcccaggctgctcccagccccaatgtccagcctggccttgggcactgccagggatccaggggcagccacagctgctctgggcaccctgtgccagggcctgcccaccctgccagggaacaattcctcattgccaagatcccacccagccctgccctctggcactggcagccattccctgtgtcctgtccctccatcccttgtccccagtccctctccagctctcctggagcctcttcaggccctgccaggggctctgaggtctccctggagccttctcctctccaggtgagcacccccagctctcccagcctggccccagcccttgcagcatctctggtgcctcctctgggctctccccagcagctccaggtccctcctgtgctgggcccagggctggggcagctctgcaggtggggcagaggagcagaatcccccattccctgctgcccatgctggggactcatgcagggctgggaggtttcagggctggggcaggtgcagccctcacccagcagcaccccaaagtccctgtccccagggctgagcagattcaggaggaggaatgggagcagcaggcaggctcAGCCCCCTGTAGCACCAACTCTGCCCTGAGCAgaacacactggggacacaaagAACTGAGAACTGGAAAAAAGGGCATTTTCCTTCTCACTTTGCTCATCCTGAGTGTTCTCTCCAAACCAGTGCAGCCTCCCATGGGCAGGAAGCCCACATGGTGGTGGGGCATCTGTCACTCTTGCATTGGGTGGCACAGCATGAAGGGCTGGGCACTGACAAAACATCAGATCCAAGTCAGAGCTGCAGTACAAGCCCCAAAATCTttggcagaggggctgtgccaggcagttcctgctgctgttcctgccacagcagggctgctttgGAGAGCTCAGCTCATTGCAGCACCCTGGCAGATGCATTTACTGACCACAGAAGCCTCCTTTCCTCAGCAAGTACAAGTTGTACTTGTGGTCTAAATAGCTCAGGTGGGACCTCGTGATGGCCTGGGAGCCCTTGGGCCATGCTGGGGTTGTGCCACACAGGAAATGGAGCAGGAATGATTCCACAGAGCACACATCCAGAGCTGGAGGGAACCTGCCCCAGGCTGTACAAGAGTACAGCCATTGTTAAACTGTTGTACAGCCAGAAAGAGCTTTCTTTTAAAAGGCACCACCATCTTCTGAGTATTTTCTGTCCCAAATTCAGGTTTTGCAGTTCTCTCCTGCTTCAGTTTCAGGCTGGTTGCCTCAGTTTGTCGATGACTTGCCACATTCCATCAGACACGTTCATTTCCTCCTGCAGAAAGCAACTTCCAGGTGCTGTTCATCCCCCCAGCTCCATGCTGTAAACCAAATAAAGCCCTCTGGGAATGTCCCAGGAGAATCCTTAAACCAGGGCAAACCACATATGTGTCAGCTGAGGGAAGCTTGTCACAGGAAGGAGGTGAAATATTCAGATATATAATGATGCTGTGGCTCGAATACTTAAATATAATGATGATGTGGCTTAAAGTTTCCCTGTTTTCTCACTCAGGACACTCCTTCCCAGGCCTCAGATGTCTTCAAGGATCTgatcttgttttgtttttcaggaaaagTGCAAAACAGAGAGGGAAATTGAGGAATGGATCCAGAAATACGACACAGACATGACAGAAAAACAGGTGTTGGCTTTAAGTGCTTTGCTCTGCCATAAAGTGATTTGCTTGGGTAGATTCCTGTCCAAAGGGACACAGGAGACCATGGAAGTGAGAGGCAGTTCTGCATCCAGGCAAACCTACAGGAAAGGGATCTTTGTCCTGCCTGTGTGTCCAGGAgtcttctgctgctctggctttAGGAAATGTTACATTCACTCAATCCCACAGTAAATCCCACGGTATCTGTGGGATAAATCTGTGCTAAATCCCACAGGATCTGGGGGCAAATGGGTCACCATGTTCTGTCTGGGGTGTCCACCTGATGCCAGGAAACAGGTTTTACAGTTTTGCTCCAATCCTCAATCCTCATGGCCCTACCTGGTGTCCaaatcctgctcctgttcctgctgaaTCCTTGGGGCATGTGCTGGGTGTTAAGAAaccccacagcctgcccacaACTGAGCCATAACAGGCTCAGGGTCACATCAGAACCCCCAAAACTTGCCTCTAGGAAGGCCCTGGGGGCTTTCCTGTTCTTGCAGTATTTATGGGATTGGATAAAAGCTGCTGGATTCCTTACAGAGCAAAATACAGGGAGGGGCCTGAAAGCTGCTGCTAATTGTAAGGAATGATCCTGTCAGATGTTTAATAATGGGATTATTTTGGTTTCCTGTCCCTGGAGAGGCAGGAGCCCCATGTTTGGGGCAGAACTTGTCAAGGCAGACCCACCCCCACACTGGCAAAACATCAAACCCAAGTTAGAGCTGCAGTACAAGCCCCAAAATCTTTagcagagaggctgtgccaggcagttCCTGCTATAGCAGGGCTGCTTTGGAGAGCTCAGCTCATTGCAGCACCCTGGCAGATGCACTGCTGGTTCTCCAAATCTTCCACTGTGTGTGGGAGCATTTTTCAGGGGAGCATCAAGGCACCCAGCATGTCATGAGACTCCCTGGGTACTGGGCACATCCCTTCCTTTTGAGTCCCTTTGGAAAGGCTCTGACCAGTTTAGGCTCCATGGCTTTGGGATGGGTTTCAGGACCCCCAcctggggatgtggggaggagctgctgcccagctgtcCCTGATCCCTGCTGTCCCGGCAGACCACATATGATGAGCTCCAGATTGCCTACAatgaggagaagcagcagttGGCTGTGCTGATGGAGAAACACGCCCTGCTGATCCAGGAGTACACCCTGATCGAGGAGGAGCGCAGGATTCtccaggagaaggcagaggaggctgcacGGGAGGAGGCCAGGAGGAACCAAGCTGCCACCTGCATCCAGGCCTACTGGAAAGGCTACTTTGTGCGGTGCAAGTACAAGTCACTACGGAAGAAGGCAAAGGGCAAGGGCAAAGGCAAAGGCAAGAAATAAAGCCCCAAATAATTTTCTCTCCTGGCAAAGCTGCTGTGTATGAGCTCTTCCAGATAAAAGCATTAagaattgttaaggttggaGAAGACTTTTAAGATCATCCAGTCAAGCCAGTACCACCATGTTCACCAGTAACCCTTGTTCTCAAGTGTCACATCCATATGTTTTatgaacacttgcagggatggcgACTGTACCGCTTCCCTTGGCAAGGGCCTCAGGACCCTTTCCACAAAAAAAAGTTctgttaatatttaatataaacatcccctggcacaacttgaggctaTTTCCCCTCATGCTGTCATGTCCTACTTGTGTGGATTTGACAGCCCACTCCTGACTTTAGGGCCCTTCCTTGCAGCCTCCCTTTTCTGGAGAGAGCAGTGGCACTGGCGAGGCCCCTCTCTCCTCAGACATGGCCAAGGAAGGTGTGTTCCCTTCTTGGCAGCCACAAGAGATACTGGGATCCATGAGACTTTGAGAAGTTGGCAGCCATGTGGATAGTTTGGGGTGTAGTTACATCAAGAAGGACATTCCCTGTCCAGATAGACTTCAGTTCCCAAAAACCTACAGCctccagggagaccttaaaggcccttccagtgcctaaaggggctccaggagagtgggagagggacttgggacaaaggggaatggcttcccactgccagagggcagggctggatgagatattgggaattaggaattgttccctgtgagggtgggcaggccctggcacagggtgcccagagcagctgtggctgcccctggatccctggaggtgtccaaggccaggctggatggggtaTGAAGCAGCCTtggatagtggaagatgtccatGCTCATGGCAGGTAGTGGAACTgggatgagttttaaggtcccttccatggTAACCCATTCCATGGCTCTCTGAAAAGCAGCCTTTGGAGTCCAAAGCCCTCTCAGGCTGTTGCAGACCCAGGAGTGGCCCCAGAGGCTGCCTCAGTGTCTCTGGTGCTCCTGCCTGAAGGAGTCTCCAGGGAGGAATGGCTCACCCAGCTGCAAAGAggccagagctcagcccagagcagcacatgGAGGGTCCCTCACTCTCAGaactgcccagcctggagcccgGTGCCCTCTCTGGAGaattcccagggctggagaagCCTCCTGAGCACCTGGCACGGCTGTGACAGTGTGTGAAGGTGATGGCTGAGGATAATGGGATCAGGGGGATCAGAGAGGATCAGGGAGATGAGTGAGACGTGATCTATGATGGGGGGGGAATGAAGAGGGGAGAAtaaaagaggaagaaggaaggggaaagggaaaagagaacaaagaaggggaaaaaaggctgggaagagaaaagggaaagaaccCTCAGCAGACATGGGAACACCTGGCcgggtggcactgccacaggCCTCCACACTGCCCTGTGGACAGGCACAAAACCCAGgcccgtgtgctgctggagggggcGGGTGAGCGGGACACGAGGATGGGgcttctcctcccagcagggcaggcgGCACCCAGGAGGATTTTTTTACGAGAACATTTATACGGAACAGTTTGCACCATGCCCCCCGCCCCAGCCCCCTGGCATGAAATGGCGGCGGGGGGCCAAAATGGCGGGGGCGGTGTGAGTGTGGGGGCGGTGTGAGGGCGGGGGCCATGCGAGGGCGGGCGCGGTGCGCGCCGttcccgccccgccgccggggGGCGCTCCCGCCCGCTCCCCTCCCCATGGGGCAGTCACGTGGCGGCGGCGCCGCCCCCGCTCGGTGCGGacgggccggggccgccccgggaGCGGCGGAGCCTcggccgggccccgcggggTCTATGGGGAAGGCGGCCGCGCTCTGCGGCGGCGGCACCCGCGGGCTGGTCTCGCTCCTCAGCGCCGTCCCCTGCCTGGCCTGCCACGAGCTGCCGGCAATGAGCGCCGAGCcgggcggccgcggcggcgggggcCCGGCGGGGGGagcgcccgccgcccccccggGCTCCGACACCTACAAGGGCTGGCTCTTCAAGTGGACCAACTACCTGAAGGGCTACCAGCGGCGCTGGTTCGTGCTCAGCAATGGGCTGCTCAGCTACTACAGGTACCGGGGCCggggggccgggcaggggccgCCGGGAGGGGGGATGGACCGCGGGGGCTGCGCTGTTGCACAGCGAAAATCGCCTCGTGTTGTTtagtttgggctttttttcctcttttaaagcCAAACTCGGGTTTTGATCCTGCAGAGCCGCGGGGGTCCAGCGGGGCCCCGGGATGATGGATCGCCCTGGATCTCCCATCcttctctctccatccctccgCTCCTGGTTCAGCAGCTCCGGCTGCTACAGCTGCCCAAATCACAACCTCCATCCGAACACCCCAGACCCTCCTCCCTCAGCTGTGTAACCTGCTCCTGCTGTACCCTGCCGGAGCCTGCGGGTCCTTCCCCGGCGGTGCCCGCGGCTGTGGGCGCTGCGGTGGCGGTGCAAGCGTGGCCTGGGATGCTGTGCCGGGAATGTCGGCCTAGGGAAGGCagcccgggctggggctgctcctgggggctgaaggaagctccagcagctgctccgaGCCGTGCCTGGCTCCCGGCGCTGTCTGACGGGCTGTGGGCTCGCCGAGGAGCGTGTCAGACACCCCGAGGCTGAATCCAAAGCGGTGTCATCTTCGTAGCGTCTCTTGTGCTGCTTGTCTCACTTGGGCGGTGAAAATACAAATGGTGTTTTTATCCTCCAGGAAGGTGTCTCTGTGTATGGTAGGAGGTGGAACGACaggagctttaaggtcctttcccacccagACCATTcagggattctgtgatttggaTCATGTTTATCTTTCTCACTGGGAACACAAGTGCTCTGTCACCCTCAGTGTTGTGCAGCAGATGTTGGCTGTACTTCAGGACATGGAAACAATCCCGAATGTTAAAGATGGTTAAAAGCTTTATAAAATAGTAACTCTTTAAAGTGCCAAACCCCCTGAGACAGGAATTCTCTATAAAGGTTCTGCCAGAGCTGTTTTTCCTCCCGACATAAAGTTCATCAGCTGATttcctcccagctccagctgctgacaCGTAGCCTGAAGCAGAttgcagagctccagctccctgtCAGATGTAAATATAAACTCTTCCAGCTCTAAGAGACCCCTGGAACCTGGGTCCCAGGGTCAGACTACAGCAGGTAACAGTGCAGAAGACAGATGGTGTGGTTATCTACTTGCAGTTGTTGAAAACCCTCAAAGAACTAAAGCCAAACaacctccccccaaaaaatgtAATTACCTCTCAGTAATTCAGCTAATTTACTGTAATCCTTTCTGGAATGCCTTAACTCTGCTCAAAAAGGCTGTTGGAGTTTAACACCCCATTTGTAACCATGTCAGAATATTATTTTTGCGTGTCGATGCCGAGTCTGTCGTGAGTGAGCAAGTGGTTTTCTTCAACAATTATTTCAGATGGGAACAACCTGGTTTATTTTGAGACCATTTGATCTGTTTTAGGCTGAAACAACAAACAGAAACACCCAAGGAAATTATTCTGAGCTGCATGTGAAGGAGTTGAAACTTTGTGAAGCTTTTAGGCAGGGCAGaccttcagcagctgcttgggGAAAAGGATGCTGGAGGATTTTGTGCTTCTTTTCATCTCTGGGCTTGATGACAACTGAATTAATTTGGTTGTGAGTCAGGAGTACAAAAATACAGCGCAGAACACGTGGTGAAGCCTTTCCTAAGTGGAGAAAAGCCTCCATGATACTCTTCAAACCCAGCACTCTGCAATAGTGCCTGTGTCAGCTTGAATTGCTCATCTGGGAGCGCTCCTGGGAGACAGTCTGGGGTAAAACCTGGCACTTGTGTTTTGATAGGAATTCTAGCTCCAtgacaggagccaggcaggtgTCAGGCTGCTGCCTGTTCGCTGAGAAAGACAAATATAGATAGATGCTCTATCTGTAAGTGTTCTATAGAGGTCCCTGGCATAGCGAGAGTCACGGGTCCTGCTTTCTGCTGGCTCTctgtgctcagcccagctcagcaggtcCACACCAGGAGTCTCCTTTCCTGCCCTTGCAGGTGAATTGCTGTGCTCTTCTCACCTTGGTAGCTGCACAGCCCACCTGATTTAGCTATGGCTACTTTGTAGAAACTTCATTTTGCTTGTCTGCTAAAATCATCTAGACTGGGAAGGCTGCCCCGTGGTGCCCAAGCCGCCTCCTTGAGTGGATTGATTTTGTTCCATGTTGAAGCTTTTTGTTGCATTTGGATTTCCTGCCTCTCGCTGTTCAGCTTTAAAGCCCAGCCTGTCACGTTGCCCGGAGGGTTTTggtgtgcagagctgagctgctgaaatCCCGGGTGTCCCCTTGGTgtccctggggtgctgctgtgtgggtgGCTGCTGTGCCATCCTCTGGAGCTGTTCTCACTCAGGGGTTTGCTCCAGCAGCCAAGTGCGACGCCCGTTTGCTGCCCAGTTGGTTTCACAGGGACAGTTTGCTGAATCAAAGCTTCTAATTACAACATTTTCCCCAAATGGAGCATTTAAAGCCTCCTGTAGCTTTGCTACATCGATGAAGACATCAAGCCTTGCTGCCAGGGAAACTTCATGTGCCTTTGCTTTGTATTCCCTCCTCTGAACCTGTGAAAAACAACAACTGCTGAGGAATTTTGGAGGAGTTGTATGGGTTTAGGAAGTTCCCAAATCCACAGCAATATGGTTGGACCATTTTACATGCCCTTGATGGGTCCTCCTGGGTTGTTTTTGACCAAGTGTTTTGGCTGATTCAGTGATCCTGGCGTGGGAAGGCAGTTTGGGGATGCAGGACGAGTCTGCTTGACTTGCTAATGATCCAAACTCTCTGAACTCCTCTTGCTGCCACTCAGAGTTATCATTATCTATAATTAGCGGCTCTGTATGGGAGAATCTAATCACCTTGAACAGATAAGTGTTTTCAAGGAGATTAGAGAGGATCTGCAGGTGAGTATTAATTCATCAAAGACTGGCGTTGGCTCATGTGACCATGGATGCTCCAAGTGTTGTGTTCTCCCAGCAGCTTCTTGACCTTTCTGAGAGCTCTGGGATGTGTTGGCTCCTCTGTgggatgggctggagctgggctcctgTGGGTTGGGTGTCTGGAGAGCCTTCAGCAGTGCTTTGTGTGGGCACGGGGTGTAGTGATGAAAGCAGTGACAAATGGAGAGGGGAAAACCGTGTTATtgttgggaagggaaaggcttCTCCTTCAAGCAGCATTAACTCCCCTCTCTGAGCAGTGATGGGTGCCTGGGGCACTTTAGCTGTCTTGTCTGGGTCATCCTGCAGctcatttccctggaaaagctgtgTTTCACAGAGCAGCATtcttcaccagctctgtttaTGCAGCACTTAACTCTTGGTTGGCACCGGGAGGGCTtgagcacagcccagagatgttttttgtgctgagACTCCACTGAAAGCTGAGGAGGGGAGTTCGGGAAGGAGCTTGAGAACCTCTGCTGATGGTGGAGATGTGGGAGGTTGAGGGAGCCCAGGAGGGACCTCTGggagcccccagcactgccaaggccaccactgacccatgtccccaagtgccacatccacgtgGCTTTTAAGTCACTCCAGGGACGGGGACTCCAGCAATGCCCTGGGCAGTTTTGCCAacctgaccaccctttccataAAGAAatcttcccaatatccaacctaaacctcctctggcccagcctgaggccgttccctctgctcctgtccctgttccctggagcacagcccgactcccctggctgtcccctcctgtcaggagctgtgcagagccacaaggttgagcccctccagctccctcagccgtCTCTCATCACACTTGTGCTCCAGCCTCTGAGATCTCCAAGGTGTGAGCTTGCAGAGCCTCTCCAGGCCCCTCTTCCAGTGTGGGACCACTCTTGGAGGGGAAAACTTTTCCTTACATTGAGCTTGTACCTGATAGAATGAGGCACCATGCTCTCCTGGAATGATTGTTGTGacaccctgtccctgtgcagaCAATCCTGGAGTGTTTGTGTCTCTCTGGGTGCTGGAGCGTGCAGGtttccagggcagctctgcagctcctggtgacTTTGAGCTACTTGTTTTTAAACAGTGATGAATAATTGGTGTTCCCAGTCAGCTTGTTTTCCCATGGCACTCTCTGCATCCATATGGTGCTTTGCTGGTGTTCCTTGCTGTTTGCCCattctggagcagctccttgctgtgctttgtgCCTGGGGACACggtgctgccacagctccctggggacactgcgTGGCCACAGGACACTTTTGGGGTGCCATGGGGTGGGGGGAACGATGCTCTtggggctgctggtgccaggctgGGTTGCTCTGCTCCCAGTTAGTGCTGTGGGGGAGGCTGGGCTCACTTCAGTCCAAACAGCAACTGCAGCTGACTCTGCAGGAGGGTGTGAGACAGGGATCTTCTCCTTAGGGATGTTTCCATCATGGCTTGGTAATTAGTGCTGGCTGAGGGGATTTACAGCTGTTGCCTGGTTCTGTTTGCTGGTTGCAAACTGTGATAAGAGCCATGAACCATCTTTCTCCTTTGTTTCTATACATATAATCTTCATTTGGCTAGGTGGGATGGATGACATCCCTCATCccatgtgggatctcagcacctcaggactgaggtgcagagtgaccgagaccagccttggggggctcgggagtcctgggatgttgccagaagtgtctggtggctgcactttgatcctgcacgggagatgacacctgtatgaggatgggaggatttcactgggtgaatggtgaagggataagttaattagagtgtaagacacagggtttaagatttctgtacaggggggtctaaagaagtaagatggaggaattggggcgtgtcctcttcttcttcttcttcttcttggcctccatcttttctggtgatgctggcactttgggattggttattactaaaagtgcactggtcaataagggtaaaaggtattggggaaaaatgataaatattgtacacgtaattttgagtataaagataggtgaccgccccgggggcgctcagtgtgctcatgctggctgctgagcagatctctgTTGGgccaaaagaaaatcttttagataaacaattaataaataccgagaccgagaaaagatcagaagcctcttctcgtcctttgaagcgcaggctgtccaaggccaccccgggcctttccaggtcattgaaacagccgagaaaccgacaatcccatccctgcaggtgttccagccaagctgggcagggcttggagcagcctggttattggaaaaaaagctcccaatattcccagttagattgtgcctgggccagtctgaccctcgctgctgggccaaaggcggCAACTgtggtgtgtcaccccagagataccttggcttgctggtggttgcagctgggcactgaacaagtccaggcttgttaggaaccccgtttacctcaagaggaatggcttcaggcaatggtgaagagaaaaatgatggattctgctggagggtttaatgtccagaggtttattccatggttacagaggtctgaacgtgagcagctgctccaacagaatcccggccgcatggtctgatcaccttttaagctcagggacagggggaggggagggacaggtg
It encodes the following:
- the IQCD gene encoding dynein regulatory complex protein 10, encoding MATPRKAGIPLGVMKVLDARQLKPDSTEAERIMTVLDETIVKLEITRLIPRITGSLDRYAVMLGPEITSSLLELQKLSMEIQQLHSSPGDAKTIRAAEKHLKSSLRNILRLFLVNPLLYHGLKFEVRVRESPADAFIKAFMEFRDSMLERLLTTPDEEREMIQFMKDISLQVEKNTEVISALQAQLEGLIQARDEEVSKKDKEIENLKTTMEDLAKNCRTEIRLLMREGGKQKKGDEEASQERCARLKEDIQHLGTQFSALVLKHRASELVLRMEKCKTEREIEEWIQKYDTDMTEKQTTYDELQIAYNEEKQQLAVLMEKHALLIQEYTLIEEERRILQEKAEEAAREEARRNQAATCIQAYWKGYFVRCKYKSLRKKAKGKGKGKGKK